CATAATACTACATCTATTTTTGTTTGTAAACGCTTATTACCCGTTTTTAAACAACATATTTTGTTCCATTGGAAGCGAATTTGCATGAAACTTCCATTTAAAACAACAATTATTGGTGCAATGATTACCATTTCAACGGAAAAAGCGGCCGGACGGATGGCGTTACGCCTATTCCGTCAGACCGCTTCCCTGGCATTTAATGCGCGCCGGCTTCCGGCACCGCTTGCCTGCGCGCCGTCAGCGCGTCCAGGCTCGCGAACGTGTAGCCCCGCCGCCGCGCTTCGTCGATAATGCCGCCGAGCGCCTCGGCATTATCCTTCGATACTGCATGAAGCAAAATAACCGCGCCCGGGTGAAGCTGCTTCGTCACCTGATCGTACGCATACTGCCGGCCGCGCTGCGCCTTGGTGTCCCAATCCTTATAGGCGACCGACCAGAACACGTTCGTATAGCCGAGCTTGCCGCTCGCCGCGAGCGTCCGCTCACTGAAGATGCCGCGCGGCGGGCGCAAATAGAGCATTTCCCGCTGTCCGGCCGTCTCGGCGACCGCGGCTTTCACCTTCCCGAGCTCCTGCTCGATCTGCGCGTCGGACACCTGCGTCATGTCCGGATGGCTCCACGAATGGTTGCCGATCAGATGTCCTTCGGCCGCCATCCGCTTCAGAAGCTCCGGCTGATCCTTCACGTAATGGCCGGTCACGAAGAAGATCGCCGGCACCTTTTTCGCCTTCAGCACGTCGAGAATTTGCGCCGTATAGCCGTTCTCGTAGCCGTTGTCGAAGGTCAAATAAATTTCTTTCTTGGCCGTGTCACCCAGGAAAATCGCGCCGTACCGGTCCACGATGCCCTTAAAGCCTTCCTCGTTGATCGACGGGAGCCTTCCGTCCACGCTTTTCTTGAAGCCGAAATGATACGTGCCGGGCGCCCCTTTTGCCGGCTGAGGCCCCGCCGCCGTAACGAGCAGCGCCAGCAGCGCCGCCGCGAAGGTCAATCGTTTCATGGCAGAAGTACCCCTTTGTCCAGAAAAATAGCTGCAGCAAGGAGTAATATTCCGCAAATGCCGCCTTTTTATGTCGGCGGATGATGAAGCGTCCATCCCGGGTTCGGGATTTCCGCTAACAAATATTGGCCTGCATCATGACGAGGATTGTTATTGCAAACGATTCTGCCCTGCGAGCCGTTCTACCGCCTGCCGTACTCTCGTAACTCCTTGTGACATCGTATGCCCGCCGCCCATCGCCGCGGCAACCGCAGCCGCCTCCATGATTTCCTGCTCGGCGGCGCCTTTACTCCATGCCTCCTGCACATGATAAAACGTACACACTTCATTATTGGCAAATAAGCTGATTCCCAGCGCGATCAACTGCTTCTGCTTTTCCTCCAACGCGCCCGCTGCGAAGCATGCCCCGGTGAACGCATGGTAAGCTTCGACGACGCCGGGCAGCGTTTCCTTAAAATGGCCGACTCCGTTTTTATAGGCATCCACTTGCTCGTCCGCCTTGTTTACCGGCATAACTCAACAACCTCTCTGCTTATTATGATCACGAGCTGCATGGTTAGGATTACCAAAGGCCGGCGGCATCATGCGTTTTACGGTATCCTTTCATACCGCAGGTGACCGAGACGCATCTCGAACGCATCCATCTTTCTTTTCAATATACTGTCTAAATCGGAATGAATATCCTTCACAAATTTCTAGAACGAATGGTTCAATTGGCGGTGGCGCTGCGTACTCTGCCGGATTTTGGTTCTTTCAGCATCCCCTTTGAAAACCGTTGAAAATAGTTCCATTTTCTTTTGACGAACATCGGCTACAGAGTAAAATAAGTATAGAAAGCGCATTTACATAAGTAACATTAAAAAATTAATTACCATACCTTTTTGCCGGGCGAGAGGAGGGAAAATGAGGCATCCGGCGGTAATACCACAAAACGGAGGAATGAAATGAGAACCATGTACCGGAAGTTTCAGCGCAAAATCAGAACCGCGGCGTTTGCCTTTATGGCCATCGTCATGGCCGTCACGGGTACCTTTTTCGCAAAGGGCGGCGTTGCCCATGCAGACGTTCCCGAGGGACAGATTAACCATGTTTATATTAATCTGAACAGCCCCAGTTTTACGGCCCAAGGCCAGTACAGTTCGTTTATCTCGAGCCTTCGGCAAGCGGCGGGACATTATTACCGCTCTTCGGATAATATAACTCAATATATTCCCCGTGCGTCAGACGGCGTGTCTCCGTACATTTATGGTACGGGTCTGGTCATGGTGACACTGACGGCCGGGAGTAATACGCTTACGCTGTGGATTACGCCAGGCGATATGTACCTTCGGGGATTTACCAATGTTTACGGCCAGACGTTCAGCTTCAACGACAGCGATTACAGCCTGAGATATCATTTGGCACTGGTCGGACGCGACCAGCCCGTAACCCTCCTCGGTTTTGGAAGCAATTATAACAGTATAAGGCAAGCCGCGAGCCAAGGCCGGGAATCCATGCAGATCTCGTGGAATGATCTGTGGAATTCGATGTTCAATCTGATGTATACAACAAACCCATTCGGCAACAACCAGCAAGCCGTCGCCCGGTCGCTCCAGTTTATGATTCAATACACGTCCGAAGCCGCCCGCTTCAACGATGTATACGGGGTCATGTCCGATATCATGCATAGTTACAGTGCGTACTATAACGGCCTGCCGTTGACACAGCAATATCTGGAGAACGCCTGGCAGGACATTTCGACATTTGGCACGAACATCACGAACAATCCCAGCACGTCTCCGCAATACATCAACGGGGTCGGGACGCTTTATTCTTGGAGCGATGTTGCACGCTATTTAGCCTTGTTGTTAAATACCGCCAACCGTAAACAGGATACGACCGGCAATTGGGATCATACGGAGCTGTAAGGCGCGTACTGCCGATCGCGGAGTTAGGGAAACGAGTTTTCCGCTGAATTTGAATTTCCAAGTCATGCCCGATCGTTGCCGATCGGGCTTTTTTCGGTTTGATCCGTGATGCTTAATGCGATTTTAGGGAACCGCCTGGCCGCAAGAAGCGTCTGCGCCTCCAGCCGCAAGCCGGCACCGGACCTGAGACCAGCCGGCGTTCATCCCTGAGCTGGAAGATGTTTTCCACCCTTCTCCTTATAATGGATCTAACGACGGATTTATTAAAGGTGAGGAACAGGATGCAGGTATCGGTAACGTCTCCGAAGCTGTTTTCGGGGGAGAAATGGCTCGTCATCGCCGGCTTGCTCGGGTTTGTCCTCGCGGCCTTCTGCGGGGTATGGACGCTCGTGTACGGAGGCCCGGTCGCGCCAAACGGCAACCTTGTAAATGCGATTTCGTTCGACGCCGCGATCGGCATCTTTATGCTGTCGACAGCGGCGGTCAGTCCGCTGTCCGCCTTTGGAAGGAAGGGCAGAGCTTTCTTCCGATGGTCCTTTATCGTCCTCGTGCTGTACGCGTATTTCGCGGAAACGGTGCAAAATTTTCGGGGCGTCAACCCGCGTTTCGCCAAAGGTTTGGCACCGTTCGATCAGAATGTCGGCGGAATTTTCGCATTTGTCGCGCTGCTGCTCATCATCTTCTATTTGGTTTTCGCCGCCGGCTTTTTCTTCCGGAAAGCATCCGATAGCCGGCCGGAGCTGGTGCTCGGCATCCGCTATGCGGTGCTCGCCGTGATGATCTCTTTTGCCGCGGGCGTATGGATGTCGGTAAACGCAGGCCGCTTCACCGGCATCAGCGGGAACATCATCTGGCTGCACGGGCTCGGCTTTCACGCCCTGCAGGCCGTTCCTTTCATGGCCTGGCTGACGGAGCGAACGCGGCTCCCGGCGCGGATCCGCCGCCTGTACGTGCATGCCGCCGGCTTTTCCTATTTGCTGGGCCTGGCCGCGATCGGCTGGCAGACGATGAACGGCCGCTCCGTGCTCGAATGGTCGCCGCTGCCGCTCCTCGCCTGCGCCTTCTTCCTGGCCGGAATCGCCGCCGGAATCGCCGCGTTTCGCCTTGCCTTGATAGGACCCCGGGAAAGCGTACCGGCCGGCGCGGCTTAACCGGTAGACCGGGGGGTTTGTCCGCATTTGGCGATTACGCACCGATTGCTCCCGGCGACGAGACTCGGCGCCGCTTGACGGCGGTCCATCATCGGTCCGGAGGGAATTTGTCCCTCCGGTCTTTTTTTGTCGATGTGAAGATGGTGCGCTGCCTGCGATCGGATGATTCTCCTATCTTCAAATGGAAGAGTCTATGCTATAATATTCGATAATATTGTTCAATAACAGGAACGCGTTTCGTTATTTTGAACAATGAACCTTTTTCCGGAGACAGGAGGGACCGGCCGGTGCCGTCCTTTGGCGCAATGCCGGCTTGTTCCCTTGCATCGATTGAAGAAAGAAAGGCGAAAAGGTAACCTTTCCTTTAGATGAAGAAAGGAGACTCGTACCCATGGATATCGCAAAAAAGCTGGGGCTCGGCGGCCATTCGTTCATCAGCGAGCTGGGCAACGATCCCGCGGCGTCCTTCGACGAGCAGTGTGCGATCGTAAGCGCCTGCCTGGAGAGCGGCATCACCCTTTTTGACACGACCTACTATCAGGAACGCGTCGCGCTCGGAAACGTGCTGAAGCGGCTGGGACGGCGCAGCGAAGCGCGTATTTTGGCGTGGAATTTCTTCCGGAATCCGGCGGACGACAAGGTCATTCAGCCCTATTCGCCGTACGAGGCGCACCGGATCGACGAGATGCTGTCGGAGCTGCAGACGGATGTCATCGACCTGCTTGTCATCCACGTCGACGACGACCGGGAGCGGCAAAGCCGGGAGCTTGAACTGGCGTCCCGCTGGATTGCCGAAGGGAAGGTTCGCGAGGCGGCGCTCGGCATGGTCCGGGCGAAGGACGTGGACCTGCTGCCGGAGAACCATCCGGTTTCTTACGTGCTTGCGCCGTATAACGCTTTTAATCAGGGCTCGCTTGACGTTTTCCGCAAAGCGGCGGACAAAGGCATCCGCAGCATCGCGCTTTCCCCGTTCATCCGCGGCTACAAGCTCGACGAGATCGGCGGCGACCATGCGCGGACAGCGGATATTTTGCTTCGCTGGGTCTGCCATCAGCCCATCGTGGAATCGGTCATCGTCTCCATGCGCCGCGCCGATTATGTAGAGAACAATTTGAATGCGGTTCGCAAAGGGCCGCTGAACGCCGAAGAAGAAGCGATGCTGCAGGGCTGGATCGATCGATTGGGCTGATCCCGTGCAGCCGCCATATTTCGTTTGCGGCCGCCGAGAGAGCTCGCGGCTGCGGACTGCAGAGGAGGAACCGGTGTGCCAATTCCGTCCGTTCGCAAAATCATTGATCTGTCCCAGCCGGTCTATCATAACTGTCCTGGCTGGCCGACCTACGAGATGACGGAGGTTCGTTACGAAGCGCTGTATCCGGTCGACGGCTTTACCGCCGAGCGGCTGAACATGAACGTGCATACGGCGACGCATCTCGACGTGCCGTTTCATTTTTTCCCGCAGGGCAAGACGATTGAACAGTTTCCGGTCGAGCGGTTTCAGGGCGAAGCCGTCCCGGTGGATCTGTTCGGCATCGAGGCCGATACGCCGATCGGCGTCAGCCATTTCGAGCCGTACGGCGACCGGATCAAGCCGGGCGACATCGTGCTGCTCTGCACGGGCTGGAGCAAGAAACGCGGCTACACGAAGGAATATTACAACCAGTGGCCGTATTTGAGCGGCGAGGGTGCGCAGTGGCTGGTCGATCGCGGCGTCAAGGGCGTCGGCCTCGACGGCCTCAGCATCGGCGGCTGGGGCGAGGAGAAAGCGCGGCCGCCTCACGAAATTTTGCTGTCGAACGAGATTTGGCCGCTGGAGGAGCTCAATTTGACCGAGGAGCTGCTGACGGAAGACCGCTGGTACTTATGCGCGTTTCCGCTCAAGCTGCAGGGCTTCGGCGGCGCTCCGGTCCGCGCCGTCGCCATGGTATTCGATTAAGCGCTGCGTTGAAAGTGCAGCCAAAATAGATATCGCCCTCATCCCCTCTGCCATACCGGCAAGGCGGATGAGGGCGATTTTTGTAGTCTGGCCGCTGCCGGACGCTCTGCGTCCGCAAACGGCCGGGCCTGCCGGCCATCGGCGGGCCCGGTCAAGGAAAACGCATGTTGCTTGCATCGCTGAATAGAGGCGTTAACGCAGCTTGGCCAAATCGAATTCCGGCACAAGTCCTTCCTCCGCAGCCCGTCCGAGCAGCGACTCGACCGCCGCATAACCGTCTTCGCCCAGCTTAGCCGTAAAGTCGTTCACATACAGGTCGATATGCGCCTGCGCGACCTTCGGATCGAGCTCCTGCGCATACCGCATCACATAATTGCGGGAAACCTCCGGGTGGGTCCAGCCGTATTCGACCGAAGCTCGCGCCCATCCGGCGATCGCTTCGACATCGAGCGAGCGGCGCGCGATAATCGCGCCGAGCGGGATCGGCAGTCCCGTATCCGTCTCCCACCAGCTGCCGAGATCCGCCAGCATGGTCAGCCCGAAATTCGGGTAGGTAAAGCGCGCCTCGTGGATGACGAGACCCGCGTCGATCGTGCCGGCCTTCACCGCCGGCATGATTTCGTGAAACGGCATGACGACGATTTCGCCGATGCCGCCGGGCACATGCCGGGCCGTCCACAGCCGGAAGAGCAGATATGCGGTGGAGCGGTCGCTCGGGATCGCCACCCGCTTCCCGGAGAGCCGGGCCGGATCTGCCGTGCCGCCCGCGGTCAGTACGAGCGGCCCGCAGCCTCTGCCGAGCGCGCCGCCGCAGGGGAGCAGCGCATAATCGTCCAGCACCCACGGCAGTGCCGCGTACGAGATCTTCAGCACCTCCGGCCCGGTGCGGGCGGCCGCCCAGCCGTTCGTCACGTCGATATCCGCATAGGTGACGTTCAGCTCGGGCGCTCCAGGAATGAGCCCGTGCACCCAGGCGTGAAAAACAAATGTATCGTTCGGACATGGGGAAAACGCAATATTCATGTCAAAGCACCTCCGTTAAAATCTTGCTCGCCGCCTCCAGCGCCTCGAGCGCTTCGCGAATGCGCCATGCCGCCCGGTCCCGCGGGCCGACGGCATTCGAGACGGCGCGCAGCTCCAGCACCGGCACGCCGCACAGCTGGGCCGCCGCCGCCACGCCGAAGCCTTCCATCGCCTCGGCCGCCGCGCCGGGCACCCGGCGGGCCAGCTCGGCGGCGGTTTCCGCCGTACCGGTCGCCGTCGATACCGTCAGCACCGGACCGGCGCAGGCCGCAAGCCCCGCAGCCCGCAGCGCTTCCGCGAACCGCCCGGCCAGCTCCTCGTCCGCGGGAATGCGCGAGGAGCCGAAGCCGAGCTCGTCCACCGCGAGGAAGCCGTCCGGCGTCTGCGCGCCCAAATCGGCGGCGACGATTTCGGTCGCCACCGCAAGCGAGCCGACCTCGGCACGGCCGGTGAAGCCGCCGCCAATGCCTGCGCTTACGGCAAGGCCGTATTCGCCGGCCGCCAGCGCCATGGCCGTGCGGGCTGCCGCGCTTGCCGGGCCGACGCCGGCCAGCGCGGTATCAAAGCGGCCGTCGCCGCGCAGTCCGCGCAGCACGGCTTCCCGTTCCGCCTCCACGGCGGTCATGATCAGCACGCGCGTGCCCGGACGCAGCCGTCCGGGCAGCGGGCCGTTGTCCGCATGTTCGTTCATATTTCCGAATCTCCTATCCAGCCATCAATCTCGTACAGCCTGCTATGTATAGTGAACCAGAATTAGACGCTTTTATCAAATGGGACGGCCAAAAAGCCCCCTTTCGCCAAATAAGCAAAGGAGGCCCGCTTTCAGTTCGCCCGTGCAAAACCGCCCCCGGCGCCATATACTACCGCCGCCGATTCGGCCGTTTAATTCGCGATCCGCTGCCACTCCGGATAATCTTCCAAATAGCCATACTCCCGCAGCTCCTTGAGCGCCTTGCGAATCGTCTGCTCGTCCTCCCCCGAATCGCCAGACAGCTCGAGCAGGTCGCTGAACTTGATTTGCGGATGCTTCCCGCAGTACGTCAGCAGCCCCTTCGCCGTCCACGACAGGCGGTCGTCCCGGAAGACGTCGACCAGCTGGCGGTACAGCTTGTGCGGCAAAATTTTCAGTTCGACAAGGCTCTGCAGCGCTTTGGTCGTCTGTTTAACGGTCATCCGGCCGAGCCGTGAAAGCTCGGCAACATCGGGAAGGTGCGATTCCGTCGAACAGCCCTTAAGCACAATAAATGTCATCTGGGCGTAGATATCGAGTCCCGGGATTTGAAACACTTCGTTCGTCAGCGTAAAATGGCGCGCGCTGTCGCCGGATTGTCCGCCATTCATGTTGTCGTCCTCCTTCTCGTTCCCGTCCGGGCGTCAGGCGGAGCCTCACGGCTCGCTTTGGCCGCCGTTCCCCCGCTGAGGCGCCGGGGCCAGCTTGCCCGCGTTCGTTTTCGCCTGACGGAATATTTGAGCGAGACTGAATTTTTTCGGTTCGTCCGCATTGTCCGCCGCGCCTGGCTTTGCCGGCGAATCCGCCTCGATAACCGCTGCCTGTTCCGCCGGACCCGGTTCGCGCACGGCGCTCCGTTCCATCCATGGCGCGTCTCCCGCCGATTGGCGCGAAACCGTCTCGCCGTCTAAACCCTCGGCCTTCCCGCCGGTCTCGTCCAGCCCGGTGACGAACCGTTCCCGCTCATCGTTCGTCCGCGGCAGGGCGTCCTGCGTCCGCCAGCCCCATTCCGGCCGGCCGTCTTCCGCCGGGCGCTTCTGCGACGCCGGAGGATCGTCCGGGTGTTCGTAACGATCCGCGGCCGCCGTTATCCCGGTACCCGCTTCTACCGAAGGATACATCCCGGGCAGCCCGGAACCGGCGTCCTCTTCCCGGCGGCGCGGGGCTTGCAGCTCCTGCATGACCCCTTTGACGATCAGCTCCATCATGCCTTGGCTGAACAGCCCTTCCGCCTTTAGCCGGTTCATATAATCGATCACTTCGGGGGGCGTGTCCGACGGGACGTACAGCGTCAAATCCCTGCCGGGACGAACGAATACCGTCGAGCGCCGTTTTCTCAAGGCGTCCCGCTCCCGTTTCCTTCGCCGGCACCGCTTTCGGACCCGGCAGGCTCAGGCTCAAAGCCCGCCGCCGCTTCCCCGCCATGCTTCAGCGCATGGTCGAGCAGCAGAAACGTGCCTCTTGCGTTGCGGAACTGGCTGTGCTCGACGGCATCGAAGCGAATCGGCAGCCCGAGCTCGGCGTTCAGCTTCTCAATCCACGGCTGCAGCACGATCGCCCCGCCGCCGATAAACCAGAATTCGCCTGCATAGCGCACATGCTTCCATGAGTTCCTTGCGAGCTTCAGCACCTTTTCTGCCAAAATGCGCATATGCCGATTGACAAGCGGCGTCATGTCGAATACGACCTTGCCTTCCGCGAAAATTTCGTATTCCTTGTTGACGAGCATCTGGGTCAGCTCCGCCGTGCTCGCGATCAGCTCCTCCCCCTGCGAGTTCACCTCGCTGCGGATGCTTTCGAGCGCGTCGTTGAGGTAAATTTTCGTCCCCGTCGAATGGCGTTGATCGAGATCGAGGCCCGGCCGGAAAAAGGCGATGTCCATGTCGACCCCGCCGACATCCGCGATGCCGAACCCTTTGTGCGACAAGCGGGACTTCGAATGCGCCTCGATGTCGTAGACGCCGGACACGTCGTCGATGCCGATATCGTTCGGCAGCGAAAATTCCAGCTCCACCGTGACGCCCTTAAACACCGGGGTCGTGACGAAAGTGACCGAATGGACGCCGGACGTAATTTTATCCGCGAATTCGCTGCGGAATTTCGTCACCTCGCTGATCGGCAGCCCGGTTCCGAGGTTGACGAGCGCTTTGATGCGCTTCTTGCCGCGCCGGATTTCGTTCGCGTGTTTCGCGGCAACTGCGTAGGCCGCCGCCGTCAGCAGCGTGACCATCGTCTCGGGCCGCTGCGCTTTTTTCTGCGCCGCCTTGTCGCCGACGATCTCGTGCACGATGCCTTCGTCCCCGATCGCCAAATTGCCGACATAGACATGGCGGTACTGCTCGCTCCCGATTGCCGGCGAAGTCAGCTGCACGTCCAGAAAGTCGAGGGGCTCCCCCGAATCGATCAGCTGAAACCGCTCCCCGAACGGCTGAGCGACAACGCTCGGAAATAGAAAGCTTTGCTCCAAATCGTCGTATATGCTTTTCACATGGCTGCTTCCGTTATCGATAGACAGCGTAATGCTGGTGGAGAGAAGCTCGTTTTTTGCCAAGTCCGTATCCCTCTCTTTTATAAGTATTGATATGCAATATAAAAGATTTCGAAGCGGTGAAGGCGTTTTCGGACGGTTCGGGCCGTTTTTTAATAATTCTAATGGAGCTTAAACCTCGGCGTTTAACCTTTGAAGGGTAAACTTTAACCCTTAACGTTCAAAAGTTAACGTTTGCAGCTTAAAGCTTGTTTCCGGCGCTGTGCTTTTATTTTCTCTTAACCACCGGTTGGCGCTGGGTCAGCTTTAAACTTTAACGGTTAAACTTTAAGTTTTAAACTTCAAGAGCTGAACGTCAACGTTTAAGCTTTAAAGTTTACCTGTCAAACGTTAAACTTCAGTGATTTTCACCGAACCGATTCTTTTCGCAAACGTTTGATAAGCCTAAGGTTGTATGGTTATTTAGGGCGCCAGTTTGTTAAAATAAACCTATCTGTCGGATGGGAGGAATAACAATGACCGATTTTTCGGAAAAGCTGGGAAAGTACGCCGCGCTGGCCGTTCAGGTGGGCGTCAACGTACAGCCCGAACAAAATCTGGTGGTGCTCGCCACGCTCGAAGCGGCGCCGTTCGTGCGGCTGGTCGTAAAGAAAGCGTATGAAGCCGGAGCCAAAAACGTATACGTCGAATGGAACGACGACGAGGTAACCCGCACAAGATTCGAGCTCGCCCCGGACGAAGCGTTCTTCGACTACCCGATGTGGCGCGCGAAGGGCATGGAGGAGTTGGCCGAGAACAATGCCGCCTTCCTTTCGATCATCGCCGCTAACCCCGATCTGCTGAAGGGAATCGACCCCGAGCGGATCGCAAACGCGAACAAAACAGCCGGGAAAGCGATGCAGAAGTACAGAAGCTATGCCATGTCCGACAAAATCAGCTGGTCGATCGTCGCCGTGCCTTCGCCCGCATGGGCCGAGAAGGTGTTCCCGGATCTTGGGGAGGACCGCCGGGTCGACGCGCTCTGGGATGCGATTTTCGCCGCGACGCGCGTCAATCTGGACGATCCGGTCGGCGCATGGAAGGCGCATACGAAAACGCTGGACGACAAAGCGGACCATCTGAACGCGAAGAAATACCGCAAGCTGATGTACAAAGGCGAAGGCACCGACCTCAGCATCGAGCTGCCGGAAGGACATTTGTGGGTAAGCGGCGGAAGCGTCAATGCGGCGGGCACGACCTTCGTGGCGAACATGCCGACGGAAGAGGTGTTTACGGCGCCGCTGAAGGAAGGCGTCAACGGGAAGGTGCGCAGCACGAAGCCGCTCAGCTACG
This genomic window from Paenibacillus humicola contains:
- the pdaA gene encoding delta-lactam-biosynthetic de-N-acetylase, whose translation is MKRLTFAAALLALLVTAAGPQPAKGAPGTYHFGFKKSVDGRLPSINEEGFKGIVDRYGAIFLGDTAKKEIYLTFDNGYENGYTAQILDVLKAKKVPAIFFVTGHYVKDQPELLKRMAAEGHLIGNHSWSHPDMTQVSDAQIEQELGKVKAAVAETAGQREMLYLRPPRGIFSERTLAASGKLGYTNVFWSVAYKDWDTKAQRGRQYAYDQVTKQLHPGAVILLHAVSKDNAEALGGIIDEARRRGYTFASLDALTARRQAVPEAGAH
- a CDS encoding carboxymuconolactone decarboxylase family protein; this encodes MPVNKADEQVDAYKNGVGHFKETLPGVVEAYHAFTGACFAAGALEEKQKQLIALGISLFANNEVCTFYHVQEAWSKGAAEQEIMEAAAVAAAMGGGHTMSQGVTRVRQAVERLAGQNRLQ
- a CDS encoding ribosome-inactivating family protein gives rise to the protein MRTMYRKFQRKIRTAAFAFMAIVMAVTGTFFAKGGVAHADVPEGQINHVYINLNSPSFTAQGQYSSFISSLRQAAGHYYRSSDNITQYIPRASDGVSPYIYGTGLVMVTLTAGSNTLTLWITPGDMYLRGFTNVYGQTFSFNDSDYSLRYHLALVGRDQPVTLLGFGSNYNSIRQAASQGRESMQISWNDLWNSMFNLMYTTNPFGNNQQAVARSLQFMIQYTSEAARFNDVYGVMSDIMHSYSAYYNGLPLTQQYLENAWQDISTFGTNITNNPSTSPQYINGVGTLYSWSDVARYLALLLNTANRKQDTTGNWDHTEL
- a CDS encoding aldo/keto reductase, encoding MDIAKKLGLGGHSFISELGNDPAASFDEQCAIVSACLESGITLFDTTYYQERVALGNVLKRLGRRSEARILAWNFFRNPADDKVIQPYSPYEAHRIDEMLSELQTDVIDLLVIHVDDDRERQSRELELASRWIAEGKVREAALGMVRAKDVDLLPENHPVSYVLAPYNAFNQGSLDVFRKAADKGIRSIALSPFIRGYKLDEIGGDHARTADILLRWVCHQPIVESVIVSMRRADYVENNLNAVRKGPLNAEEEAMLQGWIDRLG
- a CDS encoding cyclase family protein, with the translated sequence MPIPSVRKIIDLSQPVYHNCPGWPTYEMTEVRYEALYPVDGFTAERLNMNVHTATHLDVPFHFFPQGKTIEQFPVERFQGEAVPVDLFGIEADTPIGVSHFEPYGDRIKPGDIVLLCTGWSKKRGYTKEYYNQWPYLSGEGAQWLVDRGVKGVGLDGLSIGGWGEEKARPPHEILLSNEIWPLEELNLTEELLTEDRWYLCAFPLKLQGFGGAPVRAVAMVFD
- a CDS encoding 1,4-dihydroxy-6-naphthoate synthase, which codes for MNIAFSPCPNDTFVFHAWVHGLIPGAPELNVTYADIDVTNGWAAARTGPEVLKISYAALPWVLDDYALLPCGGALGRGCGPLVLTAGGTADPARLSGKRVAIPSDRSTAYLLFRLWTARHVPGGIGEIVVMPFHEIMPAVKAGTIDAGLVIHEARFTYPNFGLTMLADLGSWWETDTGLPIPLGAIIARRSLDVEAIAGWARASVEYGWTHPEVSRNYVMRYAQELDPKVAQAHIDLYVNDFTAKLGEDGYAAVESLLGRAAEEGLVPEFDLAKLR
- a CDS encoding futalosine hydrolase, translated to MNEHADNGPLPGRLRPGTRVLIMTAVEAEREAVLRGLRGDGRFDTALAGVGPASAAARTAMALAAGEYGLAVSAGIGGGFTGRAEVGSLAVATEIVAADLGAQTPDGFLAVDELGFGSSRIPADEELAGRFAEALRAAGLAACAGPVLTVSTATGTAETAAELARRVPGAAAEAMEGFGVAAAAQLCGVPVLELRAVSNAVGPRDRAAWRIREALEALEAASKILTEVL
- a CDS encoding ParM/StbA family protein; translated protein: MAKNELLSTSITLSIDNGSSHVKSIYDDLEQSFLFPSVVAQPFGERFQLIDSGEPLDFLDVQLTSPAIGSEQYRHVYVGNLAIGDEGIVHEIVGDKAAQKKAQRPETMVTLLTAAAYAVAAKHANEIRRGKKRIKALVNLGTGLPISEVTKFRSEFADKITSGVHSVTFVTTPVFKGVTVELEFSLPNDIGIDDVSGVYDIEAHSKSRLSHKGFGIADVGGVDMDIAFFRPGLDLDQRHSTGTKIYLNDALESIRSEVNSQGEELIASTAELTQMLVNKEYEIFAEGKVVFDMTPLVNRHMRILAEKVLKLARNSWKHVRYAGEFWFIGGGAIVLQPWIEKLNAELGLPIRFDAVEHSQFRNARGTFLLLDHALKHGGEAAAGFEPEPAGSESGAGEGNGSGTP
- a CDS encoding aminopeptidase, producing MTDFSEKLGKYAALAVQVGVNVQPEQNLVVLATLEAAPFVRLVVKKAYEAGAKNVYVEWNDDEVTRTRFELAPDEAFFDYPMWRAKGMEELAENNAAFLSIIAANPDLLKGIDPERIANANKTAGKAMQKYRSYAMSDKISWSIVAVPSPAWAEKVFPDLGEDRRVDALWDAIFAATRVNLDDPVGAWKAHTKTLDDKADHLNAKKYRKLMYKGEGTDLSIELPEGHLWVSGGSVNAAGTTFVANMPTEEVFTAPLKEGVNGKVRSTKPLSYGGTLIKDFSLTFEKGKIVGVEAAEGLEVLQRLVNTDEGSAYLGEVALVPHRSPISDTNLVFFNTLFDENASSHLAIGNAYAFCLEGGKNLSQEEQQQRGLNSSLVHVDFMIGSADTDIDGELPDGTAEAVFRGGNWAF